One region of Arthrobacter sp. StoSoilB22 genomic DNA includes:
- a CDS encoding acetolactate synthase large subunit codes for MSKGSPISPSLMAAKSAGAHKAPEKIDRTAEAVVVDAAAPLSPVLGPNTVVPPTVMSGSQAIVRSLEELGVDDIFGLPGGAILPTYDPLMASSMNHILVRHEQGAGHAAQGYAMVTGRVGVCIATSGPGATNLVTAIMDAHMDSVPMVAITGQVSSGVIGTDAFQEADIVGITMPITKHSFLVTDPNDIPHVMAEAFHLASTGRPGPVLVDIAKDAQVGQMTFSWPPKVDLPGYRPVVRGHNKQVREAAKLIAASSKPVLYVGGGVVKGHASAELMELALATGAPVVTTLMARGAFPDSHPQHVGMPGMHGSVSAVTALQQADLLITLGARFDDRVTGVLKTFAPFAKVIHADIDPAEISKNRTADVPIVGSVKEIIPELTEAVKTQFELSGTPDLDSWWAFLGNLRDTYPLGWTEPEDGLTAPQRVIKRIGELTGPEGIYVAGVGQHQMWAAQFIKYERPHAWLNSGGAGTMGYSVPAAMGAKVGEPDRVVWAIDGDGCFQMTNQELATCAINNIPIKVAIINNSSLGMVRQWQTLFYEGRYSNTDLNTGHDTIRIPDFVKLADAYGCAALRCERDEDIDATIQKALEINDRPVVIDFVVSPNSMVWPMVPSGVSNDQIQVARNMTPEWEEED; via the coding sequence ATGAGCAAAGGATCGCCGATCAGCCCCTCGCTGATGGCTGCAAAGTCCGCTGGAGCCCACAAAGCTCCGGAAAAGATCGACCGTACGGCTGAAGCCGTCGTCGTCGACGCTGCTGCACCTCTCTCTCCTGTACTTGGGCCGAACACTGTTGTACCCCCAACGGTGATGTCCGGCTCACAAGCAATTGTCCGCTCGCTCGAAGAACTCGGCGTGGACGATATTTTCGGTTTGCCCGGTGGCGCGATCCTGCCCACCTACGACCCCTTGATGGCCTCCAGCATGAATCACATCCTGGTCCGTCACGAACAGGGAGCCGGCCACGCCGCGCAAGGCTACGCCATGGTTACCGGACGGGTTGGCGTTTGCATCGCCACCTCAGGACCCGGTGCCACCAACCTCGTTACCGCCATCATGGACGCCCACATGGACTCCGTGCCGATGGTAGCCATCACCGGCCAGGTTTCCAGCGGAGTCATCGGAACCGATGCCTTCCAGGAAGCGGACATCGTGGGAATCACGATGCCCATCACCAAGCACTCGTTCCTGGTCACTGACCCCAATGACATCCCGCACGTCATGGCAGAGGCTTTCCACCTCGCATCCACGGGCCGCCCGGGACCTGTCCTGGTGGACATTGCCAAGGACGCCCAAGTTGGCCAGATGACCTTCTCCTGGCCGCCGAAGGTTGACTTGCCGGGCTACCGTCCCGTCGTGCGGGGACACAACAAGCAGGTCCGTGAAGCTGCCAAGCTGATCGCTGCTTCCAGCAAGCCGGTCCTGTACGTGGGCGGCGGCGTGGTCAAGGGCCATGCTTCTGCCGAGCTCATGGAACTCGCGCTTGCTACCGGCGCTCCCGTGGTCACTACCTTGATGGCCCGCGGCGCCTTCCCGGATTCCCACCCGCAGCACGTTGGCATGCCAGGCATGCATGGTTCCGTCTCTGCCGTAACCGCGCTCCAGCAGGCCGACCTCCTGATAACGCTCGGTGCAAGGTTTGATGACCGCGTCACCGGCGTGCTGAAGACCTTTGCCCCGTTTGCCAAGGTCATTCACGCTGACATCGACCCCGCGGAAATCTCCAAAAACCGCACTGCCGATGTTCCGATCGTTGGCTCGGTCAAGGAAATCATTCCGGAACTCACCGAGGCCGTGAAGACACAGTTTGAGCTGAGCGGGACCCCGGACCTGGATTCGTGGTGGGCCTTCCTGGGCAACCTCCGCGACACCTACCCGCTGGGTTGGACGGAGCCCGAGGACGGCCTGACCGCCCCGCAGCGCGTGATCAAGCGCATCGGCGAACTCACCGGTCCGGAAGGCATCTACGTGGCCGGCGTGGGCCAGCACCAGATGTGGGCCGCGCAGTTCATCAAGTACGAGCGCCCCCACGCCTGGCTGAACTCCGGTGGCGCAGGAACCATGGGATACTCGGTTCCTGCAGCCATGGGCGCCAAAGTTGGTGAACCGGACCGTGTGGTGTGGGCCATCGACGGGGACGGCTGCTTCCAGATGACCAATCAGGAACTGGCCACCTGCGCCATTAACAACATCCCCATCAAGGTGGCCATCATCAACAACTCCTCGCTGGGTATGGTCCGCCAATGGCAGACGCTGTTCTACGAGGGCCGTTACTCGAACACGGATCTGAACACAGGCCACGACACCATCCGGATTCCGGACTTCGTCAAGTTGGCTGATGCCTACGGTTGCGCCGCACTGCGTTGTGAGCGCGACGAAGACATTGACGCCACCATCCAGAAGGCGCTGGAAATCAACGACCGCCCGGTGGTTATCGACTTCGTCGTCAGCCCCAACTCGATGGTGTGGCCGATGGTGCCTTCGGGCGTCAGCAATGACCAGATCCAAGTTGCCCGCAACATGACCCCGGAATGGGAAGAGGAGGACTAG
- the ilvD gene encoding dihydroxy-acid dehydratase has translation MSDATQIATENTPDIKPRSRVVTDGIHAAPARGMFRAVGMGDGDFAKPQIGVASSWNEITPCNLSLNRLAQGAKEGVHAGGGFPMQFGTISVSDGISMGHEGMHFSLVSREVIADSVETVMQAERIDGSVLLAGCDKSLPGMLMAAARLDLASVFLYAGSIMPGWVKLEDGSEKEVTLIDAFEAVGACAAGKMSMEDLTRIEKAICPGEGACGGMYTANTMACIGEALGMSLPGSAAPPSADRRRDDFARKSGEAVVNLLRLGITARDIMTKKAFENAIAVTMAFGGSTNAVLHLLAIAREAEVELTLDDFNRIGDKIPHLGDLKPFGRYVMTDVDKIGGVPVIMKALLDAGLLHGDCLTVTGKTLAENLASINPPDLDGKILRALDNPIHKTGGITILHGSMAPEGAVVKSAGFDADVFEGTARVFEREQGALSALDNGEISKGDVVVIRYEGPKGGPGMREMLAITGAIKGAGLGKDVLLLTDGRFSGGTTGLCIGHVAPEAVDGGPIAFVKDGDRIRVDIAARSFDLLVDDAELEARKEGWEPLPAKFTKGVLAKYAKLVHSASTGAYCG, from the coding sequence ATGAGTGACGCCACCCAGATTGCGACAGAGAATACCCCGGACATCAAACCCCGCAGCCGGGTGGTGACCGACGGCATTCACGCGGCGCCGGCCCGTGGCATGTTCCGTGCGGTGGGCATGGGCGACGGCGACTTTGCCAAACCTCAAATTGGTGTCGCGAGTTCGTGGAACGAGATCACACCCTGCAACCTTTCCCTGAACCGCCTTGCCCAGGGCGCCAAGGAAGGTGTCCACGCCGGCGGCGGTTTCCCCATGCAGTTCGGTACCATCTCCGTTTCGGACGGTATCTCCATGGGCCACGAGGGCATGCACTTCTCCCTGGTCTCCCGTGAGGTGATCGCGGATTCCGTGGAGACAGTGATGCAGGCCGAACGCATCGATGGCTCTGTGCTGCTGGCAGGCTGTGACAAGTCCCTCCCGGGCATGCTCATGGCTGCTGCCCGCCTGGACCTCGCGTCGGTCTTCCTTTACGCAGGCTCCATCATGCCGGGCTGGGTCAAGCTTGAAGACGGCTCCGAGAAGGAGGTCACCCTCATCGATGCCTTCGAGGCAGTCGGTGCCTGCGCTGCGGGCAAGATGAGCATGGAAGACCTCACCCGGATCGAAAAGGCCATCTGTCCCGGCGAAGGCGCCTGTGGTGGCATGTACACGGCCAACACCATGGCCTGCATCGGTGAGGCCTTGGGCATGTCCCTTCCGGGTTCAGCCGCCCCGCCGTCGGCAGACCGCCGTCGTGATGATTTCGCACGCAAGTCCGGCGAAGCGGTAGTTAACCTGCTGCGTCTGGGGATCACGGCCCGCGACATCATGACCAAAAAGGCGTTCGAGAATGCCATTGCGGTCACCATGGCCTTCGGCGGTTCCACCAACGCTGTGTTGCACCTGCTCGCGATCGCCCGGGAAGCCGAAGTAGAACTGACGCTGGACGACTTCAACCGCATTGGCGACAAAATCCCGCACTTGGGGGACCTCAAGCCTTTCGGCCGCTACGTCATGACCGACGTCGACAAAATTGGCGGCGTGCCGGTCATCATGAAAGCACTGCTCGACGCCGGACTGCTGCATGGTGACTGCCTCACCGTGACCGGCAAGACCCTCGCCGAAAACCTCGCCTCCATCAACCCGCCTGACCTTGATGGCAAGATCCTCCGCGCCTTGGACAATCCCATTCACAAGACCGGCGGCATCACCATCCTGCACGGTTCCATGGCCCCGGAAGGCGCCGTAGTGAAAAGCGCCGGGTTCGATGCGGATGTCTTTGAAGGAACTGCTCGTGTCTTCGAGCGCGAGCAGGGCGCGCTGAGCGCGTTGGATAACGGTGAGATTAGCAAGGGTGACGTGGTGGTTATCCGCTACGAAGGGCCCAAGGGCGGGCCGGGCATGCGCGAAATGCTGGCCATTACAGGAGCCATTAAGGGCGCAGGGCTTGGCAAAGACGTTCTGCTGCTGACCGACGGCCGCTTCTCGGGTGGCACAACAGGATTGTGCATCGGCCACGTTGCGCCGGAAGCCGTCGACGGCGGGCCCATTGCCTTCGTGAAGGATGGCGACCGCATCCGTGTGGACATCGCCGCGCGCTCTTTCGACCTCCTGGTGGACGACGCCGAACTCGAAGCCCGCAAGGAGGGCTGGGAGCCGCTGCCCGCAAAGTTCACCAAGGGCGTGCTGGCCAAGTACGCAAAGCTCGTCCACAGTGCCTCCACCGGGGCGTACTGCGGATAA